From the Mycobacterium sp. DL592 genome, the window CATGATCCCCAGCCGGCTGAGCACCTTGTAGGAGTGCGGAACCGTCTCCAGGAAATTGTCGAACCACTCGTGGTCGTCAGAGACGATGGTGCTGACTCGATCGGTCTGGGCAACAAGGTCTTTGGCTGGATCCCTGGCCTGTGTTAGGAGGTCGGCCACCGTTGCAGCAGCAGCATTCGTGTATGCGACCGCGTTGGCGATGTCGGTCCTGCGGTCGGCCAGTCCGCTGGTCAGCTGCGACAGCGAGTTGATCGCCTTGGCGAATTGAGCGCGTTGGCCACCCAGGGAGCCCATGACCATATTGAGGTTGGTGATGACTTGCCCGATGAGTTCGTCGCGATCAGCGAGAGTGCTTGTGACCGAAGCGGTCTGGGTCAGGAATGAGCCGATGGTGGCCCCCTCGTCCTGGAACGCCGCGATCAGCTGGCCGGACAGCGCGTTGACCTGCTGGGGATCCAGTGCCCGGAACAACGGACGGAATCCACCCAGCAGGGTGTCCAGATCGAGCGCGGGTTCGGTGTTGCCAACCGCGATCGTGGCTCCGGGATTGAGGCGTTTGGGGCTGCCCGCCCCTTCCATCAGGGCGAGGTAGCGGTCGCCGATTGGGTTCTCCCAGCGGACGGCGGCCCTGGTTCCCTGGGTGAGCACCACCGAGGGATCGGCCGAGAATTCCACCAGGGCCAGTGAGTCCGACGTGACGGCGATCCTTTTGACCTTGCCGACCTCGACACCGGCGATGCGGACGAAGTCACCGGTGGCCAGTCCACTGACATCGGTGAATTCCGCCCGATAGATCTGTTCGGAAGAGAACCGGAACTGGGAGAAGACCGCCAGCAGTGCGGCCGTCCCCAGCGAGCACACGACGACGAAGATCGCGAAGCT encodes:
- a CDS encoding MCE family protein → MNTNVRRAAISFAIFVVVCSLGTAALLAVFSQFRFSSEQIYRAEFTDVSGLATGDFVRIAGVEVGKVKRIAVTSDSLALVEFSADPSVVLTQGTRAAVRWENPIGDRYLALMEGAGSPKRLNPGATIAVGNTEPALDLDTLLGGFRPLFRALDPQQVNALSGQLIAAFQDEGATIGSFLTQTASVTSTLADRDELIGQVITNLNMVMGSLGGQRAQFAKAINSLSQLTSGLADRRTDIANAVAYTNAAAATVADLLTQARDPAKDLVAQTDRVSTIVSDDHEWFDNFLETVPHSYKVLSRLGIMGDFFTFYLCDLVLKVNGKGGQPVYVKMAGQDTGRCAPK